A segment of the Cinclus cinclus chromosome 3, bCinCin1.1, whole genome shotgun sequence genome:
CTCAAATCATCACTGTAAAGGTAGataaatgacttttttttctggagttttgCATCTGATTAAACTAGTTAGACATTTAACAAAAGATCAGGGCTTTCCAACTAATGTAATTAAACTCTCTTTTGCAAATAGCTGTAGCCAGGTTGTTATTGCCACAATAGGCAAGACCACATTGCTGACACTGAAGAGGGTTCTGTGTTATTGACTGGGGAAATCAGAAATTCCAGTTTGTTTTTCTACTACACAGGCACTTTGTTTCCCATGCACAGTAGCTGCTATAAGCAGCAAGAGTTGGGTCTGCTCAGTTAAAATGTTGTAGTTAGAAGTATGCTGATAGTTGCTGAATCCCCACTGTGTTCTGGATTTTTCTAACTAATTTAAGAAGTCCTGTTAAGTTCTCTAGCCAGTCAGAGCAGCAaagcagtgctgtgttctgAGGTTCCACAAAGACAACTCACTGCTGAGGTGTGAAACAAACAGGACAACTTGAAAGAGGAGGATGGAGTCATTGGTGTATTGACTGGTACTTGGAAGGAGGAttattgtggggtttttttgtaaaccATAGGAATCCCAGAAAAATCATAACTGAACCTGTCTAACGTGGCAAAGGAGCAGCTAGAGTTATAATGCAGAAGTAAGTAGGAAGCTGGAAATGCAGCTTCCAAGTTAGGAAACACCAAAGTAAATCGCATGAACAGTGGCATCATGGCTAGTAGAAAAATGTGTCTTCTAAAGGTGCTAGCAGTAAAATCGAGAAAGCAAAGTTTGTATTGGTGTTTATCAGAGTTGTCCTCAGAATAAAGCACTACTTAATCTTCTCTTTGCAAGCAGAAAAGCAAGAGTGCTCTGACATTTAAGACCCTTGGCATATCATTCCATTTATCATTACCATAACCATTCCAGTTATcgttccattttcttttcccttagGAAGATAGGAAGTATTCCTAACTGGTCCTGAATAGTGTTGGGAGATGAATGGTGAGAATGACAACAAATATGTGTGAATATCTTTGTTTTAGATGTAAAGGATAAGCAGAGTGGCTGTTGTAGCAAGGCTAGTAATTAGTCACAATCCATGACAAGGCAGAAGACGGCGTAATTGCAGCATTTTGCCCTGTCACTGAAGCTGATAATTATTAGTACAGCTAACAAGATATTCTAACTCTGGAAGGTTTTGTCACCTCTGCTATTCTGAAATATAATGGCAAAATTTAACAGTCCTTCTGAAACTAACTCTTTAAAGCATCAGGGTTGAgtgttttgttggatttttttccctcttgttaATTTGATAACCAGATGTGGTTTTTGCTAGAGCAAAATTAATTCTACAAAATGTGAGATCAGTGTGATACCTATATACTTCATCTCTTCTAATCCATACAccttaaaagattttttaaaaatgaaatgttaacTTTCTGATGGAATTCATCAATCAAACTGGagtctgattatttttctttagccaCTTCTGCAATATGTATAAATTACTTTGAATTTGCAGACCAAGCCGTATTGCATAGGAAAGCTGACATGATAAAAGTGTTGCCTTCATTTGAATATTCAAATCACATGCATTAATTTAAATTCTTAGGAAAAGCTATTTTGAAGCTGTCCAGCAACCCCAAGGGCAAGTAAAAGCTACAAGAGAGTGGGCTCCATTTAACTCCTTCCATGGCACAATGGGTGTATTCAGCACACCTGTGTGTCCAGCACAGCCCGCAGCCCTGGCCATGGGGTACCTCTGGGTGCTGCCTAGGCCAAAGCAGCCATCCCTGCTGGAGCCTTGGTGCCGTGCTCAGTTCACAGGCTTTCCACCACTGCTCTTCCCAATAATGACATGGAGCAGGAAACTTGCTGGAGGCAATATtgtatttttgctctttttttgggCCACAGGTCCGACTTTGCCAATACTGCTCACAGCCACAGGAACTCGTGCTTTTGTTGCTCCTGGACTGTGATTAGCTCATTTAACTCCCTGTTGTGAATGGACACATTATTCCACTGTGCAGGCCTAAGTTACTCTACTTCTGGTGAAGAAATAGTTATAATTCACTTTTATGACTACTGTAATCCCAGTGGGAGGATTTTTCCTCTCAAAaccttttatttgtttaaaggaTGAAAATATACGGCCTAGTGCAGGTTTAGTTTGTGACAACGATCACATTCCTCAGTTTTTTGTtgcaggtttgtttttaaataaattgtaCTAAATCAATTGTACTTACCGTTTAAAAGCAAACTGTGATTTAAACACTATGACATTGAAGGAAGGATTTCTTTTCACAGAAGGGGGTGATGGGGCATTGGGGTGgggtgcccagggaggtggtagagTTGCTGTCCCTGGAGTtaagaaaagactggatgtggcaccaagtgccatggtctagttgacaaggtggtgtaGGTCAAAGCTGGACTTGAtaattttaaaggtcttttccaacccacatgattctgtgattttgtgaatcACAACATTTTTTCACAACATTCCTACCAGCATTACAGGACAGGTTAGATACAAAAATGTATATTGAGCTTTTTCTAGTGAAACACCCTTTTTTTGTTGTATCAAAGCACAGCAATAcgcagagaaacagaaaaatatattatttggtTTATCCCTTCTAAGAATGAGGTTTGAAATTGCACTTCTCTTCAATTGAATAAAAAGCAATATTCTTGGGTTGATGTTGCTTATCCATGCATGGGACAAACAAGATCATTACAAGAAAATCATTACAATCCTTTGTACTTTGAGGTCTGTAACTTTCCACGCATTTTTGCTTTACCTGCTTCTTTCTTGAGAAGCACTGGTCCTTGTGAACATCTTTTCTGATTTgttcagttttctgtttcacCTGTGCCCAGCAGCTTTCTGTTCACATGTAGTGTCTTTGCCATCCTTTCGTCTTACAGGCCAATTtaaagacaaattaattttaaatgaccTTAACACTCTTATTCCATCCATTTGGGGGATGGTCTATACTGGGGTGCCAACCACAGGTTCTCCATAGGTTTAAGCACTCTACAGAAGCatacagaaattaaagaaataaagaggcTGTAACTATCTTCAGAAGTTCATTCAAATTTCATGCCAATTCTAACTCAGTACCCATTGACTATGGGCTGGGTTCATGTCAAAGCAAGCAGGGTGTGGGGAAGCTTAAAGGTAGCATTGATGACACACCTGCTAGAAAAACACCAGAAAtgtgatttgtttcttttctttgctctaGTTGTGCAAACATGCTGACCTCAGTGTTTGATGGGGGACAAACTGTCATGGTGCTCAGAGGAAAGACTTCTTTGtaatagaaatttaaaattcagaattcatTTTCTCAACTATCAGAATATTGAAAACCCAATAATTCACCAAAACAAAGATATACAGATAGCTGTGAATATCTTACTGACTGAGCAgaacaaaaagattttttataTACTTTCTAAATTCTTGGAAAAATGAGTCACTAGGGCCTACTACTACCAATATTCTTATGGCAAAAAGCTGCAAGAATTAAAAGGtttaagatttaatttttcttttaatgcttgCATTGCAAATATTCAACATACTGCTACAtttttgtatgtatttatattttcgTAAACTTTTCAGTAAGCATAAAACCATGCTCTAATTTTGGAGACTTGAGAATTGTTTATTTTAGAAGTATAAAATATTAAGTTAAAAATATTAAGGTGGTGCTCAAGTTTAAATGAATGCTGTGAATAAAAGATTACTAATAGTAATTTACTGAGCAGAAGATATTAGTCTTTCTTCATTGAAAAGAGCAGTATTTAGCTTAAATGAGAGCTATGACACATGGTGTTCATGTTTTGTTCCTggtttattatttctttttaatcctATGGTCATGTGCCTAAATAACTTCTTATTTTGCAACCAGAGGACCAAAGGGTagagagagagtgtgtgtgGAAAACCTTAAAACCAATGAATGGGAGTAAGAGCTGAAGCAGGTTCCTCTACAGAAATACACACTTCAAGGAGAATCCTTATTGCTTATGGGTGGTTAACATACAAATGTTTTAATGACCGTGTGCTCCTGACTTCCTCCTGCTGGAGAGGAACAGCTTGACATGGATGATATCAATTGATACCCTCTATGTCACTGTGTTAGATAAAATATATGAAAGCTAGGAAGAGCAAATTGAGAGATGTGTCTAATATTTAACGGATACAGCAATCTACTCCCTGTTTTATGATAGCTTCCATTATCATTTGTTCTATGAAAAATATGTATGCAATTCAGATTGGTTCAGAGATAAGTGTTACAGTagttctctcttctcttctatTAGGTAtccaaggctgcagcagattTATTGGCATATTGTGATGCACACATTGGAGAAGATCCCCTTATTATTCCTGTACCTGCATCTGAAAATCCCTTTAGGGAGAAGAAACTCTTTTGTACTATCCTTTGAGTcagttttcaattaaaaatgtcATCTGCTAAAACTTGGTATCACTGTTGCATGCTtttagcatttcttttttcagatgtCAGTACTTACCCTACAACTACAATATTTTTGGAAGGTAGTGCAATTTCTGCTAAAAAACcccctaaaattaaaaaaaaaaacaaaccaaccttAAAAATTCAAGGTAATGCTTATTGTTCAGAGCAATGTACAAGTTTAACTTCAGTTCTTCATAAATATTCTTTTGTTCTTAATGAAAATATCAAGTACAGTATCAAATTGCAGATATCTTTGCCAGTCATAGATTTTTCTGGGGCCTAAATGAGTCATACCAATTCTTGAAGCTATTTTTAACATACTTATTTCCTTTGGAAGGTGAATTCAATTCAATTGCCTTTACAAATTTCTATCTAAAGAGAGTAGTGTGACCTTTTCCTCAAGGAACACTATTTAGGAAAAAGGCCCAGTGGTTTATGATGTTTAGAATGATTGGGCAGGAAGTGGTGTCtataaatatgttttctgaaGACTGTAAGAAACTTGACTACAAAACCAGTCCTAGTAAAGTGCCGTTGTAGCTATGAGCAGAATGAAGATGTACAGTCACAAATCAGGATTCCATCAATAAAACTGTAGAAAAATGTGGTTTCTTGTATCTTATTTTGAATGATaatgatttaaattatttagaaagTAAACTGAACTGTGAAATAAGTGTTCCTGAGAGTTTTAGTGGGGGGATGTAAAACTGCCCTgaacagcacagggagggggAATTACATTTTCTGAGCAGCCCTCTACATGCTTTTGCCCATGAGAGTAGGACTTTATGGGGATGGAGAGTAAATGGTAAATAAATGTTCTAGGATATGCAGCGAGACCACTGCACTGTTGACAGCCACTACGTTTGTATATTTTGTGGCCACAGATTAGTTAAATTGTATATTTTGTGGCCACAGATTAGTTAAATTGTCAGCAAGTAATTTGTGGAGGTTCTGGgatgtttctttgttttgactTTAAAGTGCAGTGAGAGGAAAAGAATGAGGTGTGAAAGAAGACTGCTTTCTTCATGAAGTAAAATTAAGCTCATACAAGCCACCTGATGGAAGCAACTGTCactttgcagatttttttgtttgtttgttcctctccttcttaaaaaaagttaaaatttttcCAATCTGATGTATTAGGACAGTTGTCTCACTGCAGTAGCTGATATGTAGAGTGTATCAGCCAGCCCCATGAGGCAGGAGACAATTTTGTTAGAACTGCACCAGTCTGAGCTGAGGCTCTGAAAAGCCATCCATAACAGATCAagcttcctcccttcctctaCACAAACTTGTATTCCATAAACATCTTAAATACCTGCAAGGCAAAAAAACTAGCTGAGGAACTGAGGGCCTTGGGATATTCTTAAGTGCTGAATTTAGATGCTGAAAACGGCTGCTTGGTGAACAAAGCCATGTGCATTTCCCCCGAAGTGCATGTACCTTCTCCAGCTTATTTTTAGCAATTTCCATCGATGTCTGTTGTCCTGTTTTGTGCAGTGGAAATACAAGATGTCTGAACTGTACAGATTTTGTTGTCTTTGCCATTCAACTTGGATAGTGTGCCTCACTCAACTGTGTTCAGCTACTAGTCTGGGCACACGAGACAGGGGGCTTTGGAtggtgcttctgctgctggaagaaCTCGCCTCATATCTCATGTGCAATATTATTGTAAAGAACCCCTACATAACCATATTCCTTTTAAATAATAGACTTTTGGGATGTCTTTCATTCAAAGAtctgttttttttaactgggCAGCTGAAGACATCAGTATCTTAGCAGGCTTGTTGTACCTatgctgaaaaatattcaagttACAAGTAATCAAGTGTCTTGAACAGGTCTTATTTTGGGCAGGCTTATCCTTGGTTCCTATTTCAAAGTTTTCAGCTTAAGAATCATATTCCCAACTTCTAATAAGAATATTTCTTAACATGtggtgtgtttttattttgggggtaGAGAAATAGGGTTTAGCTAACTGAGTAGCTGTTTTATTGacagctaaataaaaaaaaatactttctgaaaatatttatttaaaaagagcaACAAAATGCTTAATAAGGTTCTTTAGGGAATCCTTCCTACAGTGTACATGATTTGGTAACTGCTCTGATCACCATGGCAACATTTTCATTTGTCCTTCCACATGTATGGTTTTAACTGGAACAGCATGGGAGGAGAATATAGGGCATACGGCTTTATTCTCAAAGGCTTTGTAACAACTTGCATTTGTGTCTCATCATTAACATTCCCATCTAAAATAACAAAATTGCCACAGCTTATTACAGGATTGCAAACAGCTTGCTTTCTGTTTACAATTAGGGTTGGTTTCTGACATCCTGAGATTGAAACATTTCAGTGCTTTTGAGTCTCTCTGGTTATAAGAGCCACATTTACAAAAATCCAGAATTATTATTCACAAGAGTAGAATGTAATTCTTTTGATCTTCAGgtttttctccaaaattttttcttcaaggAGTTGCAAATGTGTTGGAGTTATGTTTTAAATAGCTGTTTCTGATGTTTGTGGCTTCTTTCATCAATTCATAAATTTcattaggttaaaaaaaaagaaaatatatctaCTAAGATGATTTTATGcttctaattttaaattagaCTGGAATACCATGAAGTGCGTATTTATGTAGGAAGAAGTCTATAAATTTGTTTGAAGAGTTTAAACTCTAGAAGCATAAATCCTTACTGGAAAACAGAACATCTTTCTCTAATATCCTCGGGCCTTATTTACCAGTTCCTTGAATGAAGATATACTACTGGCAAATTAGTAATTTGAAGGGAAAGAGGGTGAGGTGAACTTGGAAGATCAGCACTTCAAATAAAATTGTAACAGCTTTGAATTGCATACAAATATATTATTTCCCTTAAGAACACTATCAAAAAATTGACTCTGTCAAAAAAGAATGATATTGTGTGGTTcgcttttttttaatgccagcTTGATCCAGAAATCAACATctaaaagaatatattttcctcCAATCCCAGCAAACCATAAAATGTCTTAGTCATTATtatattttgtgctgctttgacCTTTGAGGCAGTTTGGATAATCTGCTACTGATACTTGAGTTTCATGCTTAAGCATCTTGCCTCAGCTCTACACAAAAATATCTGAATGATTTTGTACATTTTCCTAAGTAATtgatatatattatattatgaAGTATAGCATGgtataaaaaacccaaaagctctCCAAAACATGGATTTATCTAACAGAAAGGTTTCCTGAAGGCTGAAGCAATGAGCTTATATTTTCATCAAACAGTCTGATTTGATTTCTActaatttcagtgaaaacaaaaccagacctGCTGTCATCCTAATGCTGTACTGCTCTCTCTCTGTTTCATTTCATATGCCATTAGGcttgtttatttgtatttctggcCGAGAAAGCAATGAGTGCTCTCTTAACTTTCTGAGTTGGGGCTGTCATCTCACAGAGTGAGAACTTCAGAACAGAACTGGATTCAAGGAGGTTTTGACATGTTATGAGTAATCCTTTCTCCATATGCCAACTCTTGCTGCTCTGATGAAATGAGAGTTCCCAATGGCTTGGTGGTAAATTGTAATGTCTCAGTGGTACATGTGGGGCTGGATGTTTTGCCTCCATCAGATTAATCTCCTTTGTTTACTTTGAATTTAAGATACTGCCATTTCAGTCCTAAAAACTATCTTCCTCCTCTCCATCATATACTAAATCTCCCTCCTTTGCTTCATATATCATGTATTAAATTAGTAGCAGGGTGCTTGGTTGCTGCTGATAGGCAATTTTTTAAGCTAACCTCTATGAAATTATGgtcaaaggagaagaaaaatatggagGGGAGTTTAAACTAAGCTATTCCACATCACACCATAGGTTAAAATAAATACCACCTTTGCTGTCAGTGGTACTAAGGTAAACAATTATTCATAAGGACATTGTAACCAGGCATTTTTGCAATGACTTACAGCAGGATCAGCTccaacagaaagaaagaacacCTTGGGAACAACAGTCTGTAAAGGTGCATATTAAAGCCTAAACTTCAATAAGGCAGTCATTTACCCAGTTGGATTTCTGATATCAAAAGAGTAACAAAATATGTGCTTTGAGAGGACCTGATGATATAGTTTTTCCTATCTCTTCATTATGTAGGGATAAAAATCTGTATACATAATTTTCTTAG
Coding sequences within it:
- the GNG4 gene encoding guanine nucleotide-binding protein G(I)/G(S)/G(O) subunit gamma-4 codes for the protein MKELVSNSTTSISQARKAVEQLKMEAYMDRMKVSKAAADLLAYCDAHIGEDPLIIPVPASENPFREKKLFCTIL